A single region of the Alphaproteobacteria bacterium genome encodes:
- a CDS encoding ATP-binding cassette domain-containing protein — MIAALLTVQELSMRFGGLLAIDNVSFIAEQEKITGIIGPNGAGKTTLFNCLTGFYKPTKGHFSGDR, encoded by the coding sequence ATGATAGCAGCTCTTTTAACTGTACAGGAATTATCAATGCGTTTTGGTGGATTGTTGGCCATCGATAATGTGTCTTTTATTGCAGAACAAGAAAAAATCACAGGAATTATTGGCCCTAATGGTGCTGGTAAAACGACGTTATTTAATTGTCTTACCGGTTTTTATAAACCAACAAAAGGCCATTTTAGTGGTGATAGAT